AACGATATTTCTATGGTTGATCCGTGAGAGAATGACGACTTCATTTATAAATTGTTTGACTTCGCCCTCATCTATTGCTTTCGGTTTCTTAATAGCAACTATTTTGCCATCTGTTAACATTCCTTTGTAAATAGTACCTTGTCCACCTTGCCCAAGTATTCTATCCTTGTTGAAATTGTCAGTAGCCTTCTCTAGATCCTTGGAGTTGAACAATTTGTTTTTCTCAACATGGCCTTTGGCTGAAGATAGCTCACTATCCAGCAAAAGACCAATGAAGTACTTCTCTTTGAGCTTGATTTCTTTTCTCATCTTGATGTATTTGTACAGCCCCCATAAGGCAAGACACAAAAGTGGTGCCCCAAGGCCTGCCCCAGTTCCtgcattacaaaaaaattaaggggCAAAAGTCCAAAAAATGCACCCTTCTTGTATCTATAAGGTcttatcataaaatattttagtgAATCTGATTAAGAGGAAATCATATAAGACTAATTAACCTGAGCtcctttcatgtggatttttCTTAACAACCTTGAATAATTAATTCGTCTCCTGCTAAGTTCCATCAGGCGATATTTTTACATATACATCTGGACTGTACTAACTGACCTCCCTTACTAGGAAATTAGAAAACCATTaatgaaagtgaaaatattCTTATCAGCATTCATCTTGATTATGACTGTAATAATTCCAATTCAAATATGACAAGAGTAAGTAGGAACATTGGTTATCTTTTGATAGATCTGAAGCGGCAACATTAGAAAAGTTCTAAGTGTTGTCTTAGCTACCAAATGTAAGTATTAGTGCATGAAGAAAGTTTTGAGGTTGCTTTGATAGATACTATTGATGGAAATTTATCTATAATCACCACCAAGCAAATGGACAATCATGTTAAAACGAAGGGTAAGGTAAATCTTATCCATGTACCTTTTCTGAACATAATTTATGCTACGCTGTTCTTTTTCTAGCAATGCTCCAACATGAAGCGGTCTAAAATTCTAGATTAAAAGATATGCTTACCAATAAGAATGAACTCGGTTGTCTTTCTACCACTGACGCAGCGAAAGGAGCCTGGTGTGTTGACACAAGTCCCGCGGCACCTATTTGAATCTTCACATTCGTCAATATCTGATGACAAattatatcataaatatattagattAAGGAGGCTAGTAGGTCGCATTTCCTCATAAAATTGCTAATTCCAGGGCGAAAATATCGTGCTTGTAACAAAAGGACTGTCCTGTTTCCCTTTATTTCCagtaaatttttatcaatataataagTTCAATTTTGTTTAAAAGTGCATCACATTGTGCATtcttgagccaaaaaaaaataaaaattatacatgTTATCATTAAACAGCGTGTATGAATTCTTCTCAGGGGAATATCTGGGAATGAACAAGCCACTTCGCTGTATTGTGCACTTAAATTCCCAATGTGATAGCATGAAATATGTTACCTTTGCATCCTCCAATAAGATAGGCATTACCATGATACCCCATACGACAATAGCACTGCCCAGATAATATTTCACCACTGTTGACGCTGTAGCttctatatctatatataattCCTTCTCCTTCACTGCTCAAACTTTTAAATCTTGTACAGGTGAAAGATTCATTCATGCGATAGTATCCTTGGTAGATAAGGTCAAGTGCATACGTGGTATTGTTTGCAATCCCCCACTCCAACACCGCTGGAACCCTATCACTCAATCTCAAATCATAAACACCTGAATGAGACCCCAAGAAAGCGTACTTGCACCCCTCATCTCCGCTTTCTTCTTCGAAATCCACACCAAAGCCCTGCAGGTCAAAGGGGAGCGAACTCTGGCAGCATTCGTCCTCCCGGAACAAGCGCTATACTTGCTAATGGTGAAGTTGGTTCCAGCACATTTTGACTGGCATCCGAAAACAGCTGATTCTTTACCATTCGCTGTCGGTAGAGTGTTGCAACCGACTGCTGTAAAGATGTTCCTTTTCTGGGAGAAGACAAATGGACTTCCTTTTAAGCTTACCTGTGCACCACGTCCGTCACCCCCGCAGCTTGCATTTGAGTAAATTACAGGAAGACTAACGTTAATCATGCCATCCACGTATTCATCAGGGAGTGAAATGTTGAGAACTTGCAATCCAATCTTCTTCAGAATGGGAACCGTGTTGTTTTGTTCGCAGACGATCTGGTACCAGTCATCCAAGAAACACTCGGCTCGTATTCCGAAGGGGAAGGGAATAGTGACGCTCCCGCATGTTTCACCACAGTCACTTTGCAGTTGAGGTGCATCTCCTAATGGTTGTGAAACCGGAAGCAAATATATTAACAGCGAAACCAATCTCCTTGAgtaaaattaccaaaactaGGTCACATTTCCACATAAATTGTTAATTCCATGGCTAAAATATTGTGCTTGTAACTAAAGGACTGTCCTGTTCTCCTGAAATTCCagtaaattattatcaatgtaatttgatcaattttgttcGAAAGTGCATTCACTTTGTGTAATCTTGGGcagaaaaactaacaaaaagaagatagaaaagcATGTATGCAATCATTATACAGTGTGAATGCGTTCTTCTCAGAAAAAAAATCTGGAAATGAACAAACCGCTTCACTGTATGATGCCCCTAAATACGGAATGTGATAGCACATTCCGTATTatctatcaaaataaaaaatacggAACATGATAGCATGGAGTGTGTTACCTTTGCATCCTTCAGTAAGATATGGGTTACCACCATACGCCCGTGTGCAATAGCATTGTGTAAATAGCATTTCACTGCCGTCAAATGTTTGATTGTGACAATAGGAAGGATAATCAGTCTTCGACTGCTGGATAAGCTTGCGTCCATAGTCAGTATTGTTCGCAATCCCCCATTCCAGCACCACTGGAACCGTcttattcaatttcaaatcataTAAACCTGTAAAGTCAGACCTCAAGAAAGCATACTTGCACCCCTGATGTCCAcctttttctttgaaatccACACTAAAGCCTTGAAGGTTAAGGGGGAGCACAGTCTGGCAGCAGCCATCCCTCCCGGAACAGGCACTATTCCAGCTAAAGCTGGTGTTGGTTCCAGCACATCTCGACCTGCAACCGACAAAAGCTGATCGTGTGGTATTCACTGTGGCCAGGGTGTTGCAACCGACCAATGTAAAGATATTCCTTGTCTGGGAGAAGACAAATTGACTTCCTTCCAAGCTCACCCCCGCAGCACGTCCGTCACCCCCGCAGCTTGCATCTGAGTAAATTACAGGAAGACTAACGTTAATCATGCCATCCACGTCTACATCAGGGAGTGAAATGTTGAGAACTCGCAATCCAATCTTCTTCAGAATGGGAACCGTGTTGTTTTGTTTGCAGACGATCTGGTACCATTCCTCGAAGAAACACCCGGCTCCTATTCCGAAGGGGAAGGGAATGGTGACGTTCCCGCATGTTTCAAGACAGTTAGGCTTCGCAAGTCCAGGTGCAGCACCTGATGCTTGCAACTTGAGGAAAACCAGAAGCAGAAGAATTTGAAACACTGAGGTCGACATGATTTTTAAGTTTCGTAAGTGCATGGACCAAAACTTACTGGAGAAAGCAGGTATGGGCGGAGTCCCTTTATATTCTTGTTGAagtggaaaaagggaaaattctcaTGTACCGTACGCATAACTTTATTCCATCTGTTACTTCTTAATATCTCTGAGATGTTTCccttagggaaaaaaattgcattacaaGTCTTAAATGTCCGAAATCTTATATGTatgtaattcaatcctaaacttttaaattgttttgatcaagtcctaaacctttagCAAACAATGCAATTTAAGTACTTTACTTTTCAACTGATTGAATTAATTCCTCTACCTttattgaaaatgcaattacatcctaaaattatgttgaaaagtgcaatttataACACTTTTTGAGTGACATGAAACAATTTTAGATATTGTTCATCAAAaagattcaattgcacttttgaagAAGGTTTGGGACTTAATTgaatttaggacttgattgtattcCATATACAAGATTTTGGACTTCTTGTCCGCCTTTCCTTAAGAACAGAAATGTCAAAGCTTCATGGGAGGAGAACACTAATTAAAGTAGCCAATTGTGACTTCTCCAATTGTTTGTTAGATAATTTagtcatcatttttttcatgagaAACACTGGGAACATTATCGAGATGGGTGACTCTTCAAGATCTTTTGCTGTAGATCCCTTTAAACACATTAAAActgagcaaagaaaaaaaaagattctacttgataatttttaatgccTGGAAGCAGAGTTATATCCATTCAATAAT
This genomic stretch from Eucalyptus grandis isolate ANBG69807.140 chromosome 3, ASM1654582v1, whole genome shotgun sequence harbors:
- the LOC104440043 gene encoding wall-associated receptor kinase-like 1, translating into MSTSVFQILLLLVFLKLQASGAAPGLAKPNCLETCGNVTIPFPFGIGAGCFFEEWYQIVCKQNNTVPILKKIGLRVLNISLPDVDVDGMINVSLPVIYSDASCGGDGRAAGVSLEGSQFVFSQTRNIFTLVGCNTLATVNTTRSAFVGCRSRCAGTNTSFSWNSACSGRDGCCQTVLPLNLQGFSVDFKEKGGHQGCKYAFLRSDFTGLYDLKLNKTVPVVLEWGIANNTDYGRKLIQQSKTDYPSYCHNQTFDGSEMLFTQCYCTRAYGGNPYLTEGCKGDAPQLQSDCGETCGSVTIPFPFGIRAECFLDDWYQIVCEQNNTVPILKKIGLQVLNISLPDEYVDGMINVSLPVIYSNASCGGDGRGAQGFGVDFEEESGDEGCKYAFLGSHSGVYDLRLSDRVPAVLEWGIANNTTYALDLIYQGYYRMNESFTCTRFKSLSSEGEGIIYRYRSYSVNSGEILSGQCYCRMGYHGNAYLIGGCKDIDECEDSNRCRGTCVNTPGSFRCVSGRKTTEFILIGTGAGLGAPLLCLALWGLYKYIKMRKEIKLKEKYFIGLLLDSELSSAKGHVEKNKLFNSKDLEKATDNFNKDRILGQGGQGTIYKGMLTDGKIVAIKKPKAIDEGEVKQFINEVVILSRINHRNIVKLLGCCLETKVPLLVYEFIPNGTLYQYLHDSNEQFHVSWDTRLRIAAEIAGALFYLHSVASIPIYHRDIKSTNILLDEKYRAKVADFGISKSISLDQTHVTTLVQGTFGYLDPEYFQSGQFTDKSDVYSFGVVLVELLTGQKPISSLREQEGRSLATYFIISMEENQLFDIVDAQVLKEDKKEEIALVANLAKRCLNSNGRSRPTMKEVALELEVMRKFPNPLGIQQNQEDQEATESYVAACKSSKSNIDVDVTTFSDAQPFIPSETW